The proteins below come from a single Chryseobacterium bernardetii genomic window:
- a CDS encoding M1 family aminopeptidase codes for MAYSQNKISYKVYYDENLAKNGLKVQVDYTLRKASDTLSFYYANENWDENDLFKNLVLLQEENPDIKFKMEPENNRVKLHQKKGTQFTLVYHIKQDFTDPNYKIFNRPRINNTFFHVLGKSLFMVPFSFTKMPDEQEFEFSVEWMNFPEKFGLHNNFASQIHKQKIKTILWDGFYNSLFIGGDYRFYSFTIHDKPVYFALRGDWNNGFTDDFLFSNLKKAVQSQRDFWKDYDKEYFTITMTPTVSQKDSLYKGYSTTGSAIKNAFMIQGTNNPFNNKNSYLYLFHHELMHEWIGNAIQNKHEELNYWFSEGFTDYYTYKNRLRIKDISMDEWKKLFNAEVIKSHWKNPERNIPNYRIKDDFWKSRNVEKVPYRRGAIFAFWLDNQIMLKTQYKRSLDDLMREVLKTCREKKVKFTDELFLEFVQKYLNQDLSYFFQKHILNGEDIDLTKEKWIDGFSFQITDGIPQLEVDESKNIKYLIE; via the coding sequence ATGGCTTATTCTCAAAATAAAATCAGTTATAAAGTGTATTATGATGAAAATCTTGCGAAGAATGGCTTAAAAGTACAGGTAGATTATACATTGAGAAAGGCATCGGATACTTTATCTTTCTATTATGCCAATGAAAATTGGGATGAGAATGACCTTTTTAAAAACCTTGTTCTTTTACAGGAAGAAAACCCTGATATTAAGTTCAAAATGGAGCCTGAAAATAACAGAGTAAAGCTTCATCAGAAAAAAGGAACCCAATTTACCCTGGTTTATCATATCAAACAAGATTTTACAGATCCTAATTATAAAATCTTTAACCGACCGAGAATCAACAACACATTCTTTCATGTTTTGGGTAAGAGCCTTTTCATGGTTCCATTTTCTTTTACAAAAATGCCGGATGAACAGGAGTTTGAATTCTCTGTTGAATGGATGAATTTCCCGGAAAAATTCGGACTTCATAATAATTTTGCTTCTCAAATCCATAAACAGAAAATAAAAACAATACTTTGGGACGGCTTTTATAATTCTTTATTTATAGGAGGTGATTACAGGTTTTACTCTTTTACAATACATGATAAACCTGTTTATTTTGCTTTGAGGGGTGACTGGAACAACGGTTTCACTGATGATTTTTTATTTTCCAATCTGAAGAAAGCTGTTCAATCTCAGAGGGATTTCTGGAAAGACTACGACAAGGAGTATTTTACCATTACAATGACTCCTACTGTGTCTCAAAAAGACAGTTTATATAAAGGCTATAGTACTACAGGTTCTGCTATTAAAAATGCATTTATGATCCAGGGAACCAATAATCCTTTTAATAACAAGAATTCTTATCTGTATCTATTTCACCATGAATTAATGCATGAATGGATTGGGAATGCCATTCAAAATAAGCATGAGGAACTGAACTATTGGTTCAGCGAGGGTTTTACCGATTATTATACTTATAAAAACAGGTTAAGAATAAAGGACATTTCAATGGATGAGTGGAAAAAGCTGTTTAATGCTGAAGTCATTAAAAGCCATTGGAAAAATCCGGAGAGAAATATTCCTAATTATAGAATAAAAGATGATTTCTGGAAAAGCAGAAATGTAGAGAAAGTTCCTTACAGGCGCGGGGCTATTTTTGCGTTCTGGCTGGATAATCAAATTATGCTGAAAACTCAGTATAAAAGATCTTTAGATGATCTGATGCGGGAAGTACTGAAAACCTGTAGAGAGAAAAAAGTGAAGTTTACGGATGAACTTTTCCTTGAGTTTGTTCAAAAGTATCTGAATCAGGATCTCTCCTATTTCTTTCAGAAGCATATACTCAATGGTGAAGATATTGACCTTACCAAAGAGAAATGGATAGACGGTTTTTCTTTCCAAATTACTGATGGAATTCCTCAATTGGAAGTTGATGAAAGTAAAAATATTAAATATTTGATTGAATAG
- a CDS encoding helix-turn-helix domain-containing protein, translating to MSDQLETIKDYYRRTRRSILKVSDADLETGKTHFNIIPRKYCSFKSPYNRRDYYKICFIIGKGTAHYGSHTVYVDRPALFLPSPNIPYTWECEDNFQEGFSCLFNQEFFNVNSEFNLFKKTSLFKEWSKPFIFLDDEQIQLATMYFEQMYKLNHSTYPFRCSGIKSNLASVLHLALQNRVEDVSLNELPANVRLYRLFDELLNKQFPLDSPAYPLALKTASDFADHLNVHVNHLNSSVKSVTGLTTTHIIKEKIFEESKNLLKYTNWDIAQVGYTLGFEQPSHFNNFFKKHAETSPLKFKNSF from the coding sequence ATGAGCGATCAACTGGAAACCATCAAAGATTACTACAGACGTACCCGCAGAAGTATTCTCAAAGTATCCGATGCAGATTTGGAGACAGGGAAAACCCATTTCAATATCATACCGAGGAAGTATTGCAGTTTTAAAAGTCCTTATAACCGGCGTGATTATTACAAAATCTGTTTTATCATAGGTAAAGGAACCGCTCATTACGGATCTCATACGGTGTATGTTGACCGCCCTGCCCTCTTCTTGCCATCACCCAATATTCCTTACACCTGGGAATGTGAAGATAACTTCCAGGAAGGTTTTTCATGTCTCTTCAACCAGGAATTTTTCAATGTAAATTCAGAATTCAACCTGTTTAAAAAGACTTCATTATTTAAGGAATGGAGTAAACCCTTTATTTTTCTGGATGATGAACAGATTCAGCTGGCTACGATGTATTTTGAGCAGATGTACAAGCTGAACCATTCTACCTATCCTTTCCGTTGCAGTGGTATTAAAAGCAATCTGGCTTCTGTTCTGCACCTTGCCCTTCAAAACAGGGTTGAGGATGTAAGCCTTAATGAGCTCCCAGCCAATGTCCGCCTGTACAGATTATTTGATGAGCTTCTGAATAAACAGTTCCCTTTGGATTCTCCAGCCTATCCTTTAGCTTTAAAAACAGCTTCTGATTTTGCAGACCATCTGAATGTGCATGTAAACCATTTGAATTCATCAGTAAAATCGGTTACAGGCCTCACCACAACCCATATCATTAAGGAAAAAATATTTGAAGAATCCAAGAACCTGCTTAAATACACGAATTGGGACATTGCCCAGGTGGGCTATACGCTTGGTTTTGAGCAGCCTTCCCATTTTAATAATTTCTTTAAAAAACATGCTGAGACTTCTCCCTTAAAATTTAAAAATTCTTTCTAA
- a CDS encoding MFS transporter, whose amino-acid sequence MLREASEKRIRLITIMAFVSIPLSGFVTDIYLPSFPSMAKEMMVSEKDIQITLTSYLLSYGISQLFVGGILDSIGRYRPKLLALLVLILSSIFITMTNSILLICLLRILQGIAVSVLVVATRAIFVDIYDAERVKHYLSYFTIAWSCGPILAPFLGGYLEKLFNWHANFYFLAFYAGFLFLFEWFFSGESLPQKKKLDLSENISLYSMMLKNKIFMLGIIILGLSYSIVMLFNITGPFIIENTFHFTPVVIGYCTLILGFSWMIGGFIGKRRLGLDFKSRILLPIILQLILITGLIATSYFAESLYIMIPFAFFIHICSGVLFTSFFTTSMLYFPKNAGTAGGLMGGLVYVITSVTSFIISVSGTVTEQKGLSWRYLIIAILLFSVIIIMHQAVKKEKAEN is encoded by the coding sequence ATGTTGAGAGAAGCATCTGAGAAACGCATCAGATTAATAACCATTATGGCCTTCGTGTCTATCCCGCTTTCGGGGTTTGTCACTGATATTTACCTGCCGTCATTCCCTTCTATGGCCAAGGAAATGATGGTTTCGGAAAAAGATATACAGATTACTTTAACATCTTATCTCCTTAGCTATGGAATTTCCCAGCTGTTTGTGGGTGGAATTCTTGATAGTATCGGCCGTTACCGTCCTAAATTACTTGCTTTATTGGTCCTGATACTTAGCAGTATTTTTATTACGATGACCAACAGTATTTTACTGATCTGTCTGCTCCGTATTCTTCAGGGGATTGCTGTATCTGTACTTGTTGTGGCTACCCGCGCCATTTTTGTAGATATTTACGATGCCGAACGGGTAAAGCACTATCTGAGCTATTTTACAATTGCATGGTCCTGTGGCCCAATTCTGGCGCCTTTCCTGGGCGGTTATCTTGAAAAGTTATTTAACTGGCATGCTAACTTTTATTTTCTTGCCTTTTATGCAGGATTTTTATTTCTGTTTGAATGGTTCTTCAGCGGTGAGAGTCTTCCACAAAAGAAGAAACTTGATCTTTCAGAGAATATCAGCCTGTATTCAATGATGCTTAAAAACAAGATATTTATGCTAGGGATTATAATTCTGGGATTAAGTTATTCTATTGTTATGCTCTTCAATATTACCGGACCTTTTATTATTGAAAACACTTTCCATTTTACACCTGTGGTGATTGGATACTGTACCCTGATTTTAGGTTTTTCATGGATGATCGGAGGCTTTATAGGAAAACGCAGGCTGGGATTAGATTTTAAATCAAGGATCTTACTGCCTATTATCCTTCAATTGATATTGATTACAGGATTAATTGCTACCAGTTATTTTGCGGAAAGCCTTTATATCATGATTCCTTTTGCTTTTTTTATTCATATCTGCTCGGGAGTCTTATTTACATCATTCTTTACAACAAGTATGCTGTATTTTCCTAAAAATGCAGGCACTGCTGGTGGATTGATGGGAGGTCTGGTATACGTAATCACTTCAGTTACAAGTTTTATTATTTCCGTAAGCGGAACTGTAACAGAACAGAAAGGGCTTTCCTGGCGATACCTAATAATTGCGATCCTATTGTTTTCAGTAATTATCATTATGCATCAGGCGGTTAAAAAAGAAAAGGCAGAGAATTGA
- a CDS encoding lactonase family protein yields the protein MKKTVSAILVFLTGLQLCAQNTYVFFGSFNHNKETEGIYVYELDTLKGKLSKITSVTGILNPSFLTLSQDGKYIFACTESKTKNAGSVSSFEFDPGKKSLSFINSQKTGGENPVYLAAHKNGKWLINGNYTEGSVSVYPISENGMIQPGIQNFQFSEGSVNPGRQDRAHIHSTVFSPDFKYVFLPDLGADKIRAYQFEADKKEPLTEAEKPFTPTSLGSGPRHFAFHPNGKFAYCIEEMDGAVSVYRYDNGKLDPFQRINTHPDQFKDNFESSDVHISPDGRYLYASNRGNENNIGIFSISDDGTLKTLGYQSTKGKHPRTFTIDSTGRFLIVTHPVSGTVVVFKRNAETGLLKKVGRKLKLNGVSTVQVRKY from the coding sequence TTGAAGAAAACAGTAAGTGCAATACTTGTCTTTTTAACAGGGCTGCAATTGTGTGCACAGAATACCTATGTGTTTTTTGGTTCATTTAACCATAACAAAGAAACCGAAGGAATCTACGTCTATGAGTTAGACACTCTCAAAGGAAAACTCTCAAAAATAACTTCTGTTACAGGAATTTTAAACCCATCGTTTCTGACGCTGTCACAGGATGGAAAATATATTTTTGCCTGTACTGAAAGCAAAACAAAAAATGCAGGCAGTGTGAGCAGTTTCGAATTTGATCCCGGCAAAAAATCCCTTAGTTTCATCAATAGCCAGAAAACGGGAGGAGAAAACCCGGTTTATCTCGCTGCTCATAAGAATGGAAAATGGCTGATCAACGGAAACTATACTGAAGGAAGCGTTTCTGTTTATCCCATTTCAGAAAACGGAATGATACAGCCGGGGATACAGAATTTTCAGTTTTCAGAAGGAAGTGTAAATCCTGGCAGACAGGATCGTGCCCATATTCATTCAACCGTTTTTTCTCCTGATTTCAAGTATGTGTTTTTGCCTGATCTGGGAGCTGATAAAATCAGGGCTTATCAATTTGAAGCGGATAAGAAAGAGCCATTAACAGAAGCTGAAAAGCCTTTCACGCCAACTTCTTTAGGAAGCGGTCCCAGACATTTTGCTTTTCATCCCAACGGGAAGTTTGCCTATTGTATTGAAGAAATGGATGGAGCTGTAAGTGTTTACCGGTATGATAACGGAAAGCTGGATCCTTTTCAGAGAATTAATACTCATCCAGACCAGTTTAAAGATAATTTTGAAAGTTCAGATGTTCATATTTCTCCTGATGGACGCTATCTGTATGCTTCAAACCGCGGAAATGAAAACAATATTGGCATATTTTCAATTTCAGATGATGGCACATTGAAAACCTTAGGATATCAATCCACAAAAGGAAAGCATCCAAGAACTTTTACAATAGATAGTACCGGAAGGTTTTTAATTGTAACTCATCCGGTAAGCGGAACTGTTGTTGTCTTTAAACGGAATGCAGAAACTGGATTGCTGAAAAAAGTAGGCAGAAAATTGAAACTGAATGGTGTTTCTACAGTGCAGGTCAGGAAATATTAA
- a CDS encoding prevent-host-death protein: MNYKLELNTQEPNSKIVFHNIIFDTFKINIVERYIGAMNFRPKLSNVLFKVRTLDNQLINRKDGNIRVKIKDDNFETYQKLTQALNSYEYKNKLINRQETDQNYVHFILSLVIANYNLN; encoded by the coding sequence ATGAATTATAAGCTCGAGCTCAATACTCAGGAGCCTAACTCTAAAATTGTTTTTCACAATATTATATTTGATACCTTTAAGATCAATATTGTTGAAAGATATATCGGGGCCATGAATTTCCGTCCGAAATTATCTAATGTTTTATTTAAAGTAAGAACCTTGGATAACCAACTCATTAACAGAAAGGATGGTAATATAAGGGTAAAAATTAAAGATGACAATTTTGAGACTTATCAGAAATTAACACAGGCACTCAATTCTTACGAATATAAAAATAAGCTGATCAACAGACAGGAAACGGATCAGAACTATGTACATTTTATATTAAGCCTGGTGATTGCAAACTATAATCTTAATTAA
- a CDS encoding M12 family metallopeptidase, with protein MELHKKILLGSFISMAIVSCNTTNDSIEEKAPQEQQGLSKLLAVSKADIPTGFENTQMCKDVYLPGEDKVPGTASKGAVITSKKWANGSVITVGLYGGSTYVRNKVIQYAKEWSKYANITFNFVTSGTPQIRVTFTSGAGSYSYIGKDALSIASNKETMNFGWFNDSTSDTEFSRTVIHEFGHALGMIHEHQHPLAAIPWDKPKVYAYYAGAPNYWTQAQVDNNLFAKYSTSQTQYSAYDTQSIMHYSISSTLTTNGFSVGSNTVLSPTDKQFIATVYPK; from the coding sequence ATGGAATTACACAAGAAGATCTTATTGGGATCATTTATTTCAATGGCTATAGTATCATGTAATACTACCAATGACAGCATAGAAGAAAAAGCACCTCAGGAGCAGCAAGGGCTTTCAAAACTGCTAGCTGTATCCAAGGCAGATATCCCTACAGGTTTCGAAAACACACAAATGTGCAAAGATGTTTATCTTCCCGGAGAGGATAAGGTTCCAGGAACGGCATCAAAAGGAGCTGTTATTACCAGTAAAAAATGGGCCAATGGCAGCGTTATCACTGTAGGTCTTTACGGTGGCAGCACCTATGTTCGCAACAAGGTAATACAATATGCCAAAGAATGGTCCAAATATGCCAACATAACTTTTAATTTTGTTACCAGTGGAACACCACAGATCCGTGTGACATTCACATCTGGTGCGGGATCCTATTCATATATAGGAAAAGATGCTCTCAGCATAGCTTCTAATAAAGAAACCATGAACTTCGGCTGGTTTAATGATTCAACCAGTGATACAGAATTCAGCAGAACAGTCATTCATGAATTTGGCCATGCCCTTGGAATGATCCATGAGCATCAGCATCCTTTAGCGGCTATTCCATGGGATAAACCAAAAGTATATGCCTATTATGCAGGGGCACCCAATTACTGGACACAGGCACAGGTAGACAACAATCTTTTTGCAAAGTATTCAACATCACAAACGCAGTACAGCGCCTATGATACCCAATCTATTATGCATTACAGCATCAGTTCAACGTTGACAACAAACGGGTTCAGTGTTGGCAGCAATACTGTTTTATCTCCCACAGATAAACAATTTATTGCGACAGTATATCCAAAATAA
- a CDS encoding MarR family winged helix-turn-helix transcriptional regulator: MNYTLIKDYIDLLEEFETEAQTCPDLYPVTIQGFKAWISDKENSGQKDHPEEPYWEGKENGRTPESAISTLLVHLNRYAKTYSKSAISHSEFSTQEDFIYLINLKAFGEMTKMALIKKNIHDKPVGMLIIARLLRQGLIEQTDSDLDKRSKLIRITERGLQVLENQMEKIRQATNIVAGNLNHREKMELIRILNKLDRFHYPIFSRNINSDQLISTVYDEYAFKNL; encoded by the coding sequence ATGAATTATACACTTATTAAAGATTATATAGACCTACTGGAGGAATTCGAAACTGAAGCCCAAACTTGTCCTGATTTGTATCCGGTAACTATTCAGGGGTTTAAAGCATGGATTTCTGATAAGGAAAATTCAGGACAGAAAGATCATCCGGAAGAACCGTATTGGGAAGGTAAAGAGAATGGAAGAACCCCGGAAAGTGCTATAAGTACATTGCTTGTTCACCTGAACAGGTATGCGAAGACCTATTCAAAGTCTGCCATCTCACATTCTGAATTCTCTACCCAGGAAGATTTTATCTATCTGATTAATCTGAAGGCTTTTGGTGAGATGACTAAGATGGCTCTTATCAAAAAAAATATTCATGATAAACCGGTAGGTATGCTTATTATTGCGAGACTTTTACGTCAGGGACTTATTGAGCAGACAGACTCTGACCTGGATAAACGAAGCAAATTAATCCGTATTACTGAAAGAGGACTGCAGGTCCTGGAAAACCAAATGGAAAAGATCCGTCAGGCTACCAATATTGTTGCAGGAAACCTTAACCACAGAGAAAAGATGGAACTTATCCGGATTTTAAATAAACTGGATCGTTTTCATTATCCTATTTTTTCAAGAAATATCAATTCTGATCAGCTTATCAGTACTGTATATGATGAGTATGCATTTAAGAATTTGTAA
- the hemH gene encoding ferrochelatase, with protein sequence MAKKGILLINLGSPRSTAVEDVKEYLDEFLMDEKVIDYRWIFRALLVQGIILKTRPAKSAQAYKTVWTDEGSPLIVITKKIQKKLQKLVDVPVEIGMRYAEPGIETGIRNLVEKGITEIVLFPLYPQYAMSTTETVIEKAEEIRKKKFPGIRISYVQPFYNRDLYTNCLAESIREKLPENFDALLFSYHGVPERHIYKTDPTKTCNMNDCCYKDKHPSHSFCYRHQCFNTTDLVIRKLGLPKDKVIVSFQSRLGKDKWIEPYTDHTLETIPGKGVKNLAIVCPAFVSDCLETLEEISVEGKEQFLEAGGENFTYIPCLNDEDRWIDVIRILCEEQLNQFYLV encoded by the coding sequence TTGGCTAAAAAAGGAATTTTACTAATTAATCTTGGCTCACCAAGATCCACTGCTGTGGAAGACGTAAAGGAATATCTGGATGAATTCCTGATGGATGAAAAAGTAATTGATTATCGGTGGATCTTCAGGGCACTTCTCGTTCAGGGAATTATCCTTAAAACGAGGCCGGCAAAATCTGCCCAGGCTTATAAAACGGTATGGACAGATGAAGGCTCTCCGCTTATTGTAATAACAAAAAAGATACAGAAAAAACTTCAGAAACTGGTAGATGTGCCTGTAGAAATAGGCATGAGGTATGCTGAGCCTGGTATTGAGACAGGCATTAGGAACCTTGTTGAAAAAGGAATTACAGAAATTGTATTGTTTCCTCTTTATCCGCAATATGCAATGAGTACCACTGAAACTGTTATTGAAAAAGCGGAAGAAATAAGAAAGAAAAAATTCCCCGGTATAAGGATCAGTTACGTGCAGCCATTTTATAACCGGGATCTGTATACCAATTGTCTGGCAGAAAGTATCAGGGAGAAACTTCCTGAAAACTTTGATGCCCTCTTATTTTCCTATCATGGTGTTCCGGAACGTCATATCTATAAGACAGATCCTACAAAGACCTGTAATATGAATGATTGCTGCTATAAAGATAAACATCCCAGCCATTCTTTTTGTTACCGTCACCAGTGCTTTAACACTACTGATCTTGTTATCAGAAAACTTGGTTTGCCTAAAGATAAAGTTATTGTTTCTTTTCAGTCCAGATTAGGAAAAGATAAATGGATAGAGCCTTATACAGATCATACATTGGAAACTATACCAGGTAAAGGAGTTAAAAATCTTGCAATTGTTTGTCCTGCATTTGTTTCTGACTGTCTTGAAACCCTGGAGGAAATTTCCGTTGAAGGAAAAGAGCAGTTTCTGGAAGCAGGTGGCGAAAATTTCACCTATATACCTTGCCTGAATGACGAAGACCGTTGGATTGATGTTATCCGGATACTGTGTGAAGAACAGCTTAATCAATTCTATTTAGTATAG
- a CDS encoding cryptochrome/photolyase family protein: MDKVNIFWFRRDLRLEDNMGLHHALNAGIKVIPVFIFDPEILDQLQHKNDRRVDYIHQALQQIHKELKKYNSGLYVYHATPVEAFKKIIRDFNVDRVFCNRDYEPQAIQRDRQIADFLLKHHILFKDFKDQVIFEKNNILKNDLTPYTVFTPYSRKWKENLKNIETVAVNLNNFGSYNGTSEIMSLKEIGFEKTDLEYIKPELNSDIIDSYGKFRDFPAMDHTTHLGTALRFGTISVRKCVQYAVKHNEIWLNELIWREFFMQILYHFPSVVIQSFKMKYDNIAWRNNEEEFKAWCEGKTGYPIVDAGMRQLNETGFMHNRVRMITASFLTKHLLIDWRWGEAYFAEKLLDYDLAANNGNWQWAAGCGCDAAPYFRIFNPYEQAKKFDKDAQYIRKWLPEDYREEPIVEHTKARERALKTYKEALAE; encoded by the coding sequence ATGGATAAAGTAAATATTTTTTGGTTCAGAAGAGATCTAAGGCTGGAAGACAATATGGGACTTCATCACGCCCTTAATGCAGGAATAAAGGTTATTCCGGTTTTTATTTTTGATCCAGAAATACTGGATCAGCTTCAGCATAAAAATGATAGAAGGGTAGATTATATTCATCAGGCCTTACAACAGATTCACAAAGAACTGAAAAAATACAACAGCGGACTTTATGTTTATCATGCCACTCCAGTAGAAGCCTTTAAAAAAATAATCCGGGATTTTAATGTAGACCGGGTTTTTTGCAATAGGGATTACGAACCACAGGCAATACAACGCGACCGGCAGATCGCTGATTTCCTGCTCAAACATCATATTCTGTTTAAAGATTTTAAAGATCAGGTCATATTTGAAAAGAACAATATTCTGAAAAATGACCTCACTCCCTACACTGTTTTTACCCCATATTCAAGAAAATGGAAAGAAAACCTGAAAAATATAGAAACAGTGGCTGTAAACCTTAACAATTTTGGCAGCTATAACGGAACTTCAGAGATCATGTCATTGAAAGAAATAGGATTTGAGAAGACAGATCTTGAGTATATAAAACCTGAACTGAACAGTGATATAATAGATTCTTACGGGAAATTCCGGGATTTTCCTGCAATGGACCATACTACCCATCTTGGAACAGCACTCCGATTCGGAACCATTTCTGTACGGAAATGTGTGCAGTATGCTGTTAAACATAATGAAATATGGCTTAATGAGCTTATCTGGAGAGAATTTTTTATGCAGATCCTGTATCATTTTCCAAGTGTTGTTATCCAAAGCTTTAAAATGAAATATGACAATATTGCCTGGAGAAATAATGAAGAAGAATTTAAGGCATGGTGCGAAGGGAAAACAGGCTATCCCATTGTAGATGCAGGAATGAGACAGCTGAATGAAACCGGATTTATGCACAACAGGGTAAGAATGATCACTGCAAGCTTCCTTACCAAGCACCTGCTTATTGATTGGCGATGGGGTGAAGCCTACTTTGCTGAAAAACTGTTAGACTATGATCTGGCAGCCAATAACGGAAACTGGCAGTGGGCAGCAGGCTGTGGCTGTGATGCGGCACCGTATTTCAGGATATTCAATCCCTATGAACAGGCAAAAAAGTTTGATAAAGACGCTCAGTATATCAGAAAGTGGCTTCCTGAAGATTACAGGGAAGAACCCATTGTAGAACACACCAAAGCAAGAGAAAGAGCATTAAAAACTTATAAAGAAGCCCTGGCAGAATAA
- a CDS encoding response regulator yields MSKKKILIFDDDTAILEVITIIFEENGYDVKISETSHDILEKVAEYRPDVILMDNWIPKIGGVEATKLLKSTEEFKHIPVIYVTANNDIVALASEAQADDYVSKPFNLDDLELMVAKHIEARV; encoded by the coding sequence ATGAGTAAAAAGAAAATTTTAATTTTTGATGATGATACGGCCATTTTAGAAGTGATCACCATTATATTTGAGGAAAACGGATATGATGTCAAGATTTCAGAGACATCACACGATATTCTTGAGAAAGTGGCAGAATATAGACCGGATGTTATTTTAATGGATAACTGGATTCCGAAAATCGGGGGAGTGGAAGCTACGAAACTTCTTAAAAGTACTGAAGAATTTAAACATATTCCGGTCATTTACGTTACAGCCAATAATGATATTGTTGCTTTAGCATCGGAAGCCCAGGCAGATGATTATGTTTCAAAACCCTTTAATCTGGATGATCTGGAACTAATGGTTGCTAAACATATAGAAGCCAGAGTATAA
- a CDS encoding chemotaxis protein CheB → MTSKTNTELIVIGGSAGSLQVIIEMIKNLDNMIPVPILLVIHRKAQSGDILRTLLQQFTKIAIVEVEDKTELEENTIYIVPADYHVLFENHKNMSLDSSEKMNYSRPSIDVTFRSAAEIYGKKVIGVLLSGANADGIEGLSYIKKNKGKVWVQDPETAEVEYMPRHAVEQIDYDLIVTPGTLANYIKQL, encoded by the coding sequence ATGACTTCAAAAACCAATACAGAATTAATTGTGATCGGAGGATCTGCAGGAAGTTTACAGGTCATTATAGAAATGATCAAAAACCTGGATAATATGATCCCTGTTCCCATTCTGCTTGTGATCCACCGCAAAGCACAATCCGGAGATATTCTGCGGACTTTACTGCAGCAGTTTACCAAAATTGCCATTGTAGAGGTTGAGGATAAAACAGAACTCGAAGAAAATACAATATATATTGTTCCTGCCGATTATCATGTACTGTTTGAGAATCATAAGAATATGTCATTAGACAGTTCTGAGAAAATGAATTATTCCCGTCCTTCCATAGATGTTACCTTCAGGTCTGCAGCAGAAATTTATGGCAAAAAGGTGATTGGTGTCCTTTTATCAGGCGCTAATGCTGATGGAATAGAAGGACTTAGCTATATCAAAAAGAATAAAGGAAAGGTCTGGGTTCAGGATCCGGAAACAGCAGAAGTGGAATATATGCCCAGGCATGCTGTAGAACAAATTGATTATGACTTAATCGTCACACCGGGAACTTTAGCAAATTACATAAAACAATTATAA
- a CDS encoding CheR family methyltransferase produces MLEPSIVKDEEIEYLIRDVYDLYGYDFSGYSRASFKRRVNRICLLDRFTSFAELRYTIINDAEYLKRFVEEVTVNVTEMFRDPSFFKTLREKILPQLGTYPLIRIWIAGCSTGEEAYSIAILLKEAGLYSKSLIYGTDLNPAVLETARAGIFPLQQMKLYSENYMLSGGIKDFSDYYTANYDSVRFDKSLQEKLILSTHNLVSDSSFNSFQLIVCRNVLIYFDRELQERVFRLFDNSLENLGFLALGAKETLRFSAIDRNYHQVEDQKIWKKIDHH; encoded by the coding sequence ATGCTGGAACCAAGTATCGTAAAAGATGAAGAAATAGAATATCTCATCCGGGATGTTTATGATTTATATGGCTATGACTTTTCCGGTTATAGCAGGGCTTCGTTTAAAAGAAGAGTAAACCGTATATGCCTTTTGGACAGGTTTACCAGTTTTGCAGAACTGAGATACACCATTATCAATGATGCAGAATACCTGAAACGCTTTGTAGAAGAAGTTACAGTGAATGTTACCGAAATGTTCAGAGATCCTTCTTTTTTTAAAACATTAAGGGAGAAAATATTACCTCAGTTAGGTACCTATCCGTTGATCAGGATCTGGATTGCAGGCTGTTCAACAGGAGAAGAAGCTTATTCTATAGCCATTCTCCTGAAAGAAGCCGGTCTTTACAGCAAATCTCTGATTTATGGTACCGATTTGAATCCTGCTGTTCTTGAAACAGCCAGAGCAGGTATCTTTCCTTTACAGCAGATGAAACTGTATTCCGAAAACTATATGCTTTCCGGCGGTATCAAAGATTTTTCTGATTATTATACCGCCAATTATGACAGCGTAAGGTTTGATAAAAGCCTGCAGGAAAAGCTTATTTTGTCAACACACAACCTTGTTTCAGACAGTTCTTTTAATAGTTTTCAGTTAATTGTCTGCAGAAATGTACTTATTTATTTTGACAGAGAACTTCAGGAAAGGGTTTTCAGGCTTTTTGATAACAGTCTGGAGAATTTAGGCTTTCTTGCATTAGGTGCAAAAGAAACCCTCAGGTTTTCTGCTATTGATAGAAATTATCATCAGGTTGAAGATCAGAAGATCTGGAAAAAAATTGATCACCATTAA